From one Paenibacillus sp. FSL K6-1330 genomic stretch:
- a CDS encoding phosphotransferase, protein MDSLCSHLQTAAANFGLTEVMPKILSCGGNIIIHLAPHPIVARVAAFTPEQDPQIGKKLEQELRVASHLHEEGVPVLLPVHFSQEGPFALDGHWMTFWEYIPQTALPFPSPSEAVNIVNTLTLAMEQYTGELPILGVWDRIYQSVTRLSDHPDDRIQRLIHKFYEIDQQMRAESQLLAPSHGDAHARNLMPSPRGWLWMDFEDVSLMPRYWDLASFVANLALFKGEQEPTFRFMISRPDIVADRDAFGFALSARILMSTLGNVDYAIAGHGDMEFACSQLELAGEFIYRVEHICKGP, encoded by the coding sequence ATGGACAGTCTTTGTTCCCACTTGCAAACTGCTGCAGCGAATTTCGGCCTGACTGAAGTTATGCCAAAGATCTTAAGCTGCGGAGGAAATATCATCATTCACTTGGCCCCTCATCCGATCGTTGCCCGGGTTGCTGCGTTTACCCCCGAACAAGATCCCCAAATAGGCAAGAAACTTGAACAAGAGCTGCGCGTAGCTTCTCATCTTCACGAGGAGGGAGTTCCAGTGCTGCTGCCTGTGCATTTCTCGCAAGAAGGACCATTTGCGCTGGATGGGCACTGGATGACGTTCTGGGAGTACATTCCTCAAACAGCACTCCCATTCCCTTCACCGAGTGAAGCGGTCAACATAGTGAATACATTAACCCTTGCCATGGAGCAATATACCGGAGAACTCCCTATTCTGGGTGTGTGGGACAGGATCTATCAATCGGTTACGCGATTATCCGATCATCCAGATGATCGGATACAGCGATTAATCCACAAATTTTATGAAATAGATCAACAGATGCGCGCAGAATCCCAACTGTTAGCTCCCAGCCATGGCGATGCTCATGCCCGCAATTTAATGCCGAGCCCAAGGGGCTGGCTCTGGATGGATTTTGAAGATGTATCCTTGATGCCTCGTTACTGGGATCTGGCTTCATTTGTGGCAAATCTGGCTTTATTTAAAGGGGAGCAGGAGCCAACATTCCGGTTTATGATAAGCCGTCCCGACATTGTGGCAGACCGGGATGCCTTTGGATTTGCACTGTCCGCCCGCATATTAATGTCTACACTTGGCAACGTGGATTACGCCATTGCAGGTCATGGGGATATGGAATTCGCCTGTTCACAATTGGAACTTGCAGGGGAGTTCATCTACCGTGTGGAACATATTTGTAAGGGGCCTTAA
- a CDS encoding 8-oxo-dGTP diphosphatase, whose product MIKYNICFVRRGDEVLLLNRKSPPWMGCWNGVGGKLEANETPRDSMLRELEEETHLQDYSLTFKGVVTWSVNGSITGGMYLYLAEVPEDYIYHTPITTAEGILDWKPVKWITDDANVGIAANIPGSLELILHDPNCYDHRCTYKDGKLVEQTPIQISALIETDEAMREALLNPYREEGVTI is encoded by the coding sequence ATGATTAAATACAATATTTGTTTTGTTCGGCGCGGTGATGAGGTTTTATTGTTGAATCGTAAATCCCCGCCCTGGATGGGGTGCTGGAATGGCGTGGGAGGCAAGCTGGAGGCGAACGAAACCCCACGAGACTCGATGTTACGTGAACTGGAAGAAGAGACACATCTACAAGACTATAGTCTAACCTTTAAAGGCGTAGTGACTTGGTCCGTCAACGGTTCTATTACGGGTGGTATGTATTTATATCTAGCAGAGGTGCCTGAGGATTACATCTACCATACTCCAATCACGACAGCTGAAGGCATATTGGATTGGAAACCCGTTAAATGGATAACGGACGATGCGAATGTTGGAATTGCAGCCAATATACCGGGTTCGCTCGAACTTATCTTGCATGATCCCAATTGCTATGATCATCGCTGTACATATAAGGACGGTAAGCTCGTCGAACAAACCCCGATTCAGATCAGTGCCTTGATTGAAACGGATGAAGCGATGAGAGAGGCGTTGTTGAATCCGTATCGGGAAGAGGGAGTTACGATTTAA
- a CDS encoding DUF4830 domain-containing protein, with amino-acid sequence MKLKLFFILMLVILVGCNKEDDGVVIEIHKEQHINYLEDYGWSIDRFASETKYAAHTLQSFKSHVKDIKELGHVDLKPFLDKEVIETGYILQEKTMTYNQIVGYILESGNEIIGGYLVFNHEAKQADGTLNIDQSNMDPILHRKELGSDDPPSHSKTMRSG; translated from the coding sequence TTGAAATTAAAATTATTTTTCATTCTAATGTTAGTTATCCTTGTTGGTTGTAATAAAGAGGATGATGGGGTCGTCATAGAAATCCATAAAGAACAGCATATTAATTACTTGGAGGATTACGGATGGAGCATTGATAGATTTGCGTCCGAAACAAAATACGCTGCTCATACTTTACAATCCTTTAAGTCGCATGTGAAAGATATTAAAGAATTGGGTCATGTGGACCTGAAACCATTTTTGGATAAAGAGGTTATCGAAACAGGGTATATTCTGCAAGAAAAAACAATGACTTACAATCAGATTGTGGGATATATACTGGAGTCAGGCAATGAAATCATTGGAGGGTATTTGGTATTTAATCATGAGGCAAAACAAGCTGATGGAACATTGAACATCGATCAAAGTAATATGGATCCTATTCTTCATCGCAAGGAGTTGGGTAGTGATGATCCGCCTTCGCATAGCAAGACAATGCGATCGGGATGA
- a CDS encoding Gfo/Idh/MocA family oxidoreductase, which translates to MKKIKLGMIGSGHVSNRYFEQAAMLEGVQIVATYSRLLENAKKKAAAYGIPGWYDDYRLMLEREDLDGVVVTTPHSMHAEPVLAALEQGLPVLNEKPMASTFEDCKRMVTLAEGKGLIFMSLPFDLNPVFLAAADFIDERYIGKITGAEAQLSLPGPWRDNWYYDKSVAHGGAVLDCLAYPVSRLIGLLGPATSVMAEVNTLIPNRIVGDGKKVNSDVDDNATLILQFAGGQHAVIRSLWGMSFKQNNTLIYGRKGTIAMNDGGYPLVVHTLGDAVPDAEPVNWRGNESCYVPYRQIAEQRDESVIAHFVRCLRTGEQPVQSAKQQLHVHEILFGAYQSAESGGRYALTTTFTPAVKLDPNIWDTRSRFV; encoded by the coding sequence ATGAAAAAGATTAAGCTTGGCATGATCGGTAGCGGTCATGTCAGCAATCGTTATTTTGAACAGGCGGCAATGCTTGAAGGTGTGCAGATTGTAGCAACATACTCCAGACTTTTGGAGAATGCGAAGAAGAAGGCAGCGGCATATGGAATTCCTGGGTGGTATGATGATTATCGACTCATGCTGGAACGAGAAGATTTGGATGGTGTAGTGGTTACGACTCCTCATTCCATGCATGCTGAGCCCGTGCTGGCTGCGCTGGAACAGGGATTGCCTGTTCTGAACGAGAAACCGATGGCGAGCACATTTGAAGACTGTAAGCGTATGGTTACGCTCGCAGAGGGGAAGGGGCTGATTTTCATGAGCCTGCCTTTTGACTTGAACCCCGTCTTTCTAGCTGCTGCCGATTTTATTGATGAGCGTTACATTGGAAAAATCACAGGCGCGGAAGCACAACTCTCCCTTCCCGGCCCATGGCGCGATAACTGGTATTATGATAAATCCGTAGCGCATGGAGGTGCGGTACTGGATTGCCTGGCTTATCCTGTTAGCCGCCTGATCGGTTTGTTAGGCCCCGCTACAAGTGTGATGGCTGAAGTCAACACGCTAATTCCCAATCGCATCGTTGGCGATGGTAAGAAGGTGAACAGCGATGTGGATGATAATGCCACCCTCATCCTTCAATTTGCAGGTGGGCAGCATGCCGTTATTCGCTCGTTATGGGGAATGTCCTTCAAGCAGAATAATACGCTGATCTACGGACGAAAAGGCACTATAGCTATGAATGACGGTGGATATCCTTTGGTTGTTCACACGTTGGGAGACGCTGTTCCAGATGCGGAGCCAGTCAATTGGCGGGGGAATGAGAGCTGTTATGTGCCGTATCGTCAAATTGCGGAACAACGTGATGAGAGTGTTATTGCCCATTTTGTTCGCTGCCTTCGTACGGGTGAACAGCCCGTCCAGTCTGCGAAACAGCAGCTACATGTGCACGAGATTCTGTTCGGTGCCTATCAATCTGCGGAATCCGGTGGGCGGTACGCATTGACGACAACTTTTACGCCAGCGGTAAAATTGGACCCGAACATATGGGATACTCGTAGCCGTTTTGTGTAG
- a CDS encoding serine hydrolase domain-containing protein: MSDPFQQLVSYTQASQEKYGASASALFIIQDGHAIREWYSGQHHFKSGALPVTRDSMFNLYSIRKSYVGMATAIAVTEGNISIDTVVSDIVKDMPTSDLKGVTIRDLATKTNAKYFGPQRIEREEVAGKLIKTITGKTISQLITERVFKPLELNHSEWVSVPYSNLVCDFQAADGYASIRIESDEGHDRNLYASAKDLAMWGYLHLLQGAVHDQQLLSNEVFRLINQLRAETQDQHRIFGWYFQEKWFYASGAAGCHCVVIPEFNAVGVRMLNKYTENYSEDQTMFNETFYECLGLYFHEKD, translated from the coding sequence ATGAGCGATCCGTTCCAGCAACTAGTTTCATATACTCAAGCCTCTCAGGAAAAGTATGGTGCTTCTGCCTCCGCTTTGTTCATCATTCAAGATGGTCATGCCATAAGGGAATGGTATTCTGGACAGCATCATTTTAAGAGTGGTGCATTGCCGGTAACCCGGGATTCAATGTTTAATCTATATTCAATCAGAAAGTCATACGTTGGCATGGCAACGGCCATTGCGGTTACAGAAGGGAACATCTCCATCGATACGGTTGTCTCTGATATTGTGAAAGATATGCCAACCAGCGATTTAAAAGGAGTGACCATCCGCGATTTAGCAACCAAAACCAATGCCAAATACTTTGGTCCCCAGCGAATCGAACGCGAGGAAGTCGCGGGAAAACTAATAAAAACGATAACAGGCAAGACGATCTCTCAATTAATAACAGAACGCGTATTTAAACCACTGGAGCTGAACCATTCGGAGTGGGTGTCTGTTCCATACTCCAATTTAGTATGTGATTTTCAGGCTGCGGATGGGTATGCATCCATTCGAATAGAGTCCGATGAAGGCCACGACCGGAATTTGTACGCGAGCGCCAAAGATTTGGCGATGTGGGGATACCTGCATCTACTTCAGGGAGCCGTTCATGACCAACAACTCCTATCTAATGAAGTATTTCGTTTGATTAACCAATTAAGAGCTGAAACTCAAGATCAGCACCGGATTTTTGGATGGTATTTTCAAGAAAAATGGTTTTATGCTTCCGGAGCCGCCGGGTGTCATTGCGTAGTTATTCCTGAATTCAATGCGGTAGGGGTTCGGATGCTGAACAAATATACAGAGAATTATAGTGAAGATCAGACCATGTTTAATGAAACATTTTACGAGTGTTTGGGGTTATATTTCCATGAAAAAGATTAA
- a CDS encoding class I SAM-dependent methyltransferase codes for MKEQEDIIKRSWDEWSDSWYVGYRTEEVIANIIKQPESAFHPTAFSMIMKAFPDLGGKRICVPSSGDSHAVFAFHLMGAKVTSCDISERQLENSSVIAEKYGWNIEFICDDTMKLSCIKSDEYDFVYTSNGVHVWIHDLNSMYTQIHRILKLEGTYMMFDIHPFMRPFGTSSTEKIQVVNPYDSTGPFGEIPTYKWRIQDILNAMMSSGLNVKHMEEMFAVDGRFWVDESKDEASRLSDQELEDFRNWQLNPLAALPQWLSIYATK; via the coding sequence ATGAAAGAACAAGAGGATATCATTAAAAGATCTTGGGATGAATGGTCAGACTCGTGGTATGTAGGATATCGGACCGAAGAGGTCATAGCCAACATCATTAAACAACCGGAATCCGCATTTCATCCTACAGCGTTCTCCATGATCATGAAGGCTTTCCCAGACCTGGGGGGCAAAAGGATATGTGTTCCTTCAAGCGGAGACAGTCATGCTGTGTTTGCTTTTCATCTCATGGGGGCTAAGGTTACTTCGTGTGACATTTCGGAACGACAGCTGGAGAATAGTTCGGTTATAGCAGAGAAATACGGATGGAATATTGAGTTCATCTGTGACGATACCATGAAGCTGAGCTGCATCAAGAGTGATGAATATGATTTCGTCTACACCTCGAATGGGGTCCATGTATGGATTCATGATTTGAATTCGATGTATACCCAGATCCATCGAATTCTTAAACTAGAAGGGACGTACATGATGTTTGACATTCATCCGTTTATGCGTCCATTTGGAACCAGCTCTACAGAGAAGATCCAAGTGGTGAATCCATATGATTCTACGGGACCTTTTGGAGAAATACCGACGTATAAGTGGCGTATTCAAGATATATTGAACGCCATGATGTCATCCGGTTTGAACGTAAAACATATGGAAGAAATGTTCGCAGTGGACGGCAGATTCTGGGTGGATGAATCCAAAGACGAGGCTAGCCGTTTGTCAGATCAAGAGTTGGAAGATTTCCGCAACTGGCAACTGAACCCGCTTGCAGCGCTTCCTCAGTGGCTATCGATTTATGCTACGAAATAA